In a single window of the Cervus elaphus chromosome 1, mCerEla1.1, whole genome shotgun sequence genome:
- the LOC122701145 gene encoding olfactory receptor 5B12-like, protein MKNSTVMTEFIFAGITHDPQLQIPLFLVFALIYLLTLVGNLGVVTLILLDSRLHTPMYLFLSQLSLMDFGYSTAVTPKVMAGFLMEDKVISYNACAAQFFFFAVFLAVDTFLLSSMAYDRHAAVCKPLHYTTIMTPRVCAWMVVGCYVLGFLVASVHTWNAFSLSFCRSNVIDHFFCDATPVLALSCSDSNRSEMVFFVLVSVNIIFTIMVILVSYLFIFVTILRVRSSEGHQKAFSTCASHLTSISIFYGAGAFMYLQPGSRHSMDTDKMASVFYAVVIPMLNPLIYSLRNREVKSALKKAVGKAKSSLRFIS, encoded by the coding sequence ATGAAGAACAGTACAGTCATGACTGAGTTCATTTTTGCCGGGATAACCCATGACCCACAACTGCAGATCCCACTCTTTCTCGTGTTCGCGCTCATCTACCTCCTCACTCTGGTTGGGAACCTGGGGGTGGTCACGCTGATCCTGCTGGACTCTCgtctccacacccccatgtacctcTTCCTCAGCCAGCTCTCTCTGATGGACTTCGGTTACTCCACAGCCGTCACTCCCAAAGTGATGGCAGGATTCCTCATGGAAGACAAGGTCATTTCCTACAATGCTTGTGCCGCtcagtttttcttctttgctgtctTTCTTGCTGTGGACACTTTTCTCTTGTCCTCAATGGCCTATGACCGTCATGCAGCGGTGTGTAAACCACTCCATTACACCACCATCATGACACCAAGGGTGTGTGCCTGGATGGTCGTAGGCTGCTACGTCCTTGGTTTTCTAGTGGCCTCTGTGCACACTTGGAATGCGTTCAGTCTCTCTTTCTGCAGATCCAATGTGATTGatcactttttctgtgatgcTACTCCCGTCCTGGCTCTCTCATGCTCAGACAGCAACAGAAGCGAgatggtgttttttgttttggtgagCGTCaatatcatctttactatcatggTCATCCTGGTCTCTTACCTGTTTATCTTTGTCACCATTCTGAGGGTGCGCTCGTCTGAAGGACATCAGAAGGCCTTTTCCACCTGTGCTTCCCACCTCACTTCCATCTCCATCTTCTATGGGGCAGGCGCCTTCATGTACCTACAGCCCGGCTCCCGCCATTCCATGGACACAGACAAAATGGCGTCTGTGTTCTACGCCGTGGTCATCCCCATGCTGAATCCGCTGATCTATAGTCTGAGGAACAGAGAGGTCAAGAGCGCCTTAAAAAAGGCTGTGGGGAAAGCAAAGTCTTCTCTAAGATTCATATCTTAA